A genomic window from Lotus japonicus ecotype B-129 chromosome 1, LjGifu_v1.2 includes:
- the LOC130729645 gene encoding putative F-box protein At3g16210 isoform X2: MVMMMNMEEHLPRELVSNILLRLSAEDLMKSKCVCKYWFNLITDPHFITNYYVVYNNNLMQFQSQEEKLFIIRRPFLSGLKTYISVLSWNINDPKGIVSSEILNPPYEYDSDYKYWTEIMGPCNGIYFLEGNPNVMMNPSLRQFIVLPQSPSCGSFTDYAGFGFDPKTNDYKVVVIKDQIGIWTAELYSFNSNSWRKLDAALPLPIQIWGSSRVYTFVNNCYHWFGFVDASNRTGDVVVAFDMVKESFRKIKVPKIRYSSQEDFATLVPFNESATVGVIVYPVRGTTEKGFDVWVMKDYLDEGSWTKQYTVGHNEVMYKLVGFYGSNRFLWKDSDERLALYNPDSEVKTKDLQVYGR, translated from the exons atggtgatgatgatgaacatgGAGGAGCATTTGCCACGAGAATTGGTTTCCAACATCCTCTTGAGGTTGTCTGCCGAGGATTTGATGAAATCCAAGTGCGTTTGCAAATACTGGTTCAATCTCATAACTGATCCTCATTTCATTACAAATTACTATGTTGTTTACAACAACAATCTCATGCAGTTTCAGAGCCAAGAGGAGAAACTCTTCATCATTAGAAGACCCTTTCTTTCTGGGCTTAAAACTTACATTTCTGTTCTCTCTTGGAATATCAATGATCCCAAAGGAATTGTTTCCTCTGAAATTTTGAACCCTCCTTATGAATATGATTCTGACTACAAATACTGGACTGAAATCATGGGTCCTTGCAATGGCATATACTTCCTAGAAGGCAATCCAAATGTCATGATGAACCCTTCTTTGAGACAGTTCATAGTTTTGCCTCAATCCCCTTCATGTGGTTCTTTCACTGATTATGCTGGGTTTGGGTTTGACCCCAAAACTAATGACTACAAAGTTGTTGTCATCAAGGACCAAATTGGGATTTGGACAGCTGAGTTATACAGCTTCAATTCCAACTCTTGGAGGAAACTTGATGCTGCTCTCCCACTTCCAATTCAAATCTGGGGTTCATCTCGAGTTTACACTTTTGTCAATAATTGTTATCACTGGTTTGGCTTTGTTGATGCTTCCAATAGAACAGGAGATGTAGTTGTGGCATTTGACATGGTTAAGGAATCATTCAGGAAGATAAAAGTGCCAAAGATACGTTATTCTTCACAAGAAGATTTTGCAACTCTGGTTCCCTTTAACGAATCTGCTACTGTTGGTGTTATTGTGTACCCTGTCAGAGGAACCACAGAGAAAGGCTTTGATGTGTGGGTGATGAAAGATTACTTGGATGAAGGGTCTTGGACTAAGCAATACACAGTTGGACACAATGAAGTGATGTACAAGCTTGTGGGGTTTTATGGAAGCAATCGGTTTCTATGGAAGGACAGTGATGAAAGATTGGCGTTGTACAACCCTGATTCTGAAGTAAAAACAAAGGATCTTCAGGTTTATGGAAG GTAG
- the LOC130729645 gene encoding putative F-box protein At3g16210 isoform X1: MVMMMNMEEHLPRELVSNILLRLSAEDLMKSKCVCKYWFNLITDPHFITNYYVVYNNNLMQFQSQEEKLFIIRRPFLSGLKTYISVLSWNINDPKGIVSSEILNPPYEYDSDYKYWTEIMGPCNGIYFLEGNPNVMMNPSLRQFIVLPQSPSCGSFTDYAGFGFDPKTNDYKVVVIKDQIGIWTAELYSFNSNSWRKLDAALPLPIQIWGSSRVYTFVNNCYHWFGFVDASNRTGDVVVAFDMVKESFRKIKVPKIRYSSQEDFATLVPFNESATVGVIVYPVRGTTEKGFDVWVMKDYLDEGSWTKQYTVGHNEVMYKLVGFYGSNRFLWKDSDERLALYNPDSEVKTKDLQVYGRYDSIRAARYMESLVSLQRGKERGHQFFSCSLVPDPLLSQGE, translated from the coding sequence atggtgatgatgatgaacatgGAGGAGCATTTGCCACGAGAATTGGTTTCCAACATCCTCTTGAGGTTGTCTGCCGAGGATTTGATGAAATCCAAGTGCGTTTGCAAATACTGGTTCAATCTCATAACTGATCCTCATTTCATTACAAATTACTATGTTGTTTACAACAACAATCTCATGCAGTTTCAGAGCCAAGAGGAGAAACTCTTCATCATTAGAAGACCCTTTCTTTCTGGGCTTAAAACTTACATTTCTGTTCTCTCTTGGAATATCAATGATCCCAAAGGAATTGTTTCCTCTGAAATTTTGAACCCTCCTTATGAATATGATTCTGACTACAAATACTGGACTGAAATCATGGGTCCTTGCAATGGCATATACTTCCTAGAAGGCAATCCAAATGTCATGATGAACCCTTCTTTGAGACAGTTCATAGTTTTGCCTCAATCCCCTTCATGTGGTTCTTTCACTGATTATGCTGGGTTTGGGTTTGACCCCAAAACTAATGACTACAAAGTTGTTGTCATCAAGGACCAAATTGGGATTTGGACAGCTGAGTTATACAGCTTCAATTCCAACTCTTGGAGGAAACTTGATGCTGCTCTCCCACTTCCAATTCAAATCTGGGGTTCATCTCGAGTTTACACTTTTGTCAATAATTGTTATCACTGGTTTGGCTTTGTTGATGCTTCCAATAGAACAGGAGATGTAGTTGTGGCATTTGACATGGTTAAGGAATCATTCAGGAAGATAAAAGTGCCAAAGATACGTTATTCTTCACAAGAAGATTTTGCAACTCTGGTTCCCTTTAACGAATCTGCTACTGTTGGTGTTATTGTGTACCCTGTCAGAGGAACCACAGAGAAAGGCTTTGATGTGTGGGTGATGAAAGATTACTTGGATGAAGGGTCTTGGACTAAGCAATACACAGTTGGACACAATGAAGTGATGTACAAGCTTGTGGGGTTTTATGGAAGCAATCGGTTTCTATGGAAGGACAGTGATGAAAGATTGGCGTTGTACAACCCTGATTCTGAAGTAAAAACAAAGGATCTTCAGGTTTATGGAAGGTATGATTCAATTAGAGCTGCTAGATACATGGAAAGCCTTGTTTCACTTCAAAGGGGAAAAGAAAGAGGTCACCAATTTTTTTCATGTAGTTTGGTTCCTGACCCTCTACTAAGTCAGGGTGAATGA
- the LOC130720988 gene encoding uncharacterized protein LOC130720988 → MQAEANKLIKEKTNAMKEKTNAKKISMYLRLTSEEHLNDRKKELQIEEAYVLNRFRERRRKIREDIAPRSRKYLGRDHAAANQRLIDDYFANEPTYDDAMFRRRYRVSDNHFTQRVDAANKQGISPLAKCTTAMRMLAYGVAVDAVDEYIKIGGTTSLECLRRFCKGIIRLYEQQYLRAPTQEDLQRILHASDIQGFPGMIGSIDCMHWEWKNCPKAWEGQFTRGDKRTTTVILEAVGKAPAVNFFVNQHPYNMAYYLADGIYPSYPTFEGCRKDIERAFGVLQARFKIIREPARLWDIDDLSIIMRSCIILHNMIVEDERDSYAQRWTDFEQSGEGGSSTQQPYSTEVLPAFANHVRARSELRDSNVHHELQADLVKHIWAKFGMSQD, encoded by the exons ATGCAAGCAGAGGCTAACAAATTGATTAAAGAGAAAACTAAtgcgatgaaagagaagactaatgctaAGAAAATTAGTATGTATCTAAGGCTAACTTCGGAAGAGCATCTCAATGACCGTAAGAAAGAGCT tcaaattgaagaagcttatgtactCAACCGATTTAGAGAGCGTCGAAGAAAAATTCGAGAAGATATTGCACCTCGTAGTAGAAAATATCTCGGTAGGGATCATGCAGCGGCAAACCAAAGGCTAAttgacgactactttgccaatgagcctacatatgacgatgcaatgtttcgtcgACGGTACCGGGT tagtgataaccacttcacccaacgcgttgatgcagccaataaacaaggtatatcacccttagcaaaatgtaccacagcaatgcgaatgttagcatatggtgtggcagtagatgcggtcgatgagtacatcaaaattggaggtactacatcattggagtgtttacgtagattctgtaaaggaatcatacgattgtatgagcaacagtacctgagagcaccaacccaagaagacctgcaaagaatactacatgCTAGTGACATAcaggggttcccaggcatgatcgggagtattgactgcatgcactgggagtggaaaaattgtcctaaagcatgggaaggtcaatttactagaggggataagagaaccacaacagttattcttgaagcagtt ggaaaggctccAGCTGTGAATTTTTTTGTGAATCAAcatccctataatatggcatactatctagccgatggtatctatccttcttatccaactttc gagggatgtcggaaggacatcgaacgtgcatttggagttcttcaagctcgttttaaaatcatccgtgaaccagctcgcttgtgggacatagatgatttgagtatcattatgaggtcatgcatcatattacataatatgattgttgaggatgaacgagattcatatgctcaacgttggaccgattttgagcaatctggggaaggtggatctagtacacagcaaccatactcgaccgaggtgttacccgcttttgcaaatcatgtgcgtgctagatccgagttgcgtgattcaaatgtccatcacgaactgcaagcagatctagtgaagcacatctgggcaaagtttggaatgtctcaggattga
- the LOC130729639 gene encoding F-box/kelch-repeat protein At3g23880-like, with translation MIFYCFLSFLLFLAIPSKMQKIQAFKLTLFRVPRPKKEIASMEQLPSELVSNILSRLPAKDLVKCKSVCKSWFNLISDPYFATNYYAFYNNLKHQQEPLFVIRRPFLSSLKTCISLLSSSVNHPHVSSELLNPPSEYNSDRQYWTEIMGPCNGIYYLKGSPNVLMNPSLRQLKALPASNLSTSSPQKTYSLTNYAGFGFDPKTNDYKVVVIKDLWFEKAERQNGHWTAELYSLNSNSWRNLDAALPLPFEIWGSSQVCTYVNNCCHWWGFVDECGEKQDVVLAFDMVTEVFRKIKVPRIRDSSGEASATLTPFNTTSTLGVIVHPVRGDVKGFDVWVMKDHCDEGSWMKQYSVGHREVIYKLVGFYGSHHFGSIEDNEGLVHNSKQIKDLQVYGMCESLRATRYMESLVSLHRGNEFSGQFVSCSSVPDLLPNQPRNYLVSLSQKMKTFLKM, from the coding sequence ATGATTTTCTAttgctttctttcctttcttttatttttggccATCCCAAGCAAGATGCAGAAAATTCAGGCTTTCAAATTGACATTGTTCAGAGTTCCAAGACCAAAAAAAGAGATTGCAAGCATGGAGCAGTTGCCAAGTGAATTGGTATCAAACATCCTCTCACGGTTGCCAGCTAAAGATTTGGTGAAATGCAAATCTGTTTGCAAATCCTGGTTCAATCTCATATCTGATCCTTATTTTGCTACCAATTACTATGCTTTCTACAACAATCTCAAGCACCAACAAGAGCCTCTGTTTGTCATAAGAAGACCCTTTCTTTCAAGCCTCAAAACTTGCATTTCATTGCTTTCTTCTAGTGTCAATCATCCCCATGTTTCCTCTGAACTTCTAAACCCTCCCTCTGAATACAATTCTGACCGCCAATACTGGACAGAAATCATGGGCCCTTGCAATGGCATATACTATTTAAAAGGCAGCCCAAATGTCCTGATGAACCCTTCTTTGAGACAGCTCAAGGCTTTGCCTGCATCGAACTTGAGTACTTCTTCTCCACAGAAAACTTATTCTCTCACAAATTATGCTGGGTTTGGGTTTGACCCCAAAACCAATGACTACAAAGTTGTTGTGATCAAGGACCTCTGGTTTGAGAAAGCAGAACGACAAAATGGGCATTGGACAGCAGAGTTATACAGCCTCAATTCCAACTCTTGGAGAAACCTTGATGCAGCTCTCCCACTTCCCTTTGAAATTTGGGGTTCTTCTCAAGTGTGTACTTATGTGAACAATTGTTGTCACTGGTGGGGTTTTGTTGATGAGTGTGGCGAAAAACAGGATGTTGTTCTTGCATTTGACATGGTCACCGAAGTCTTCAGAAAAATTAAAGTACCTAGAATTCGTGATTCTTCAGGGGAAGCTTCCGCAACTCTGACACCCTTTAACACAACTAGCACACTTGGTGTCATTGTCCACCCTGTAAGAGGAGATGTGAAAGGCTTTGACGTGTGGGTAATGAAAGATCATTGTGACGAAGGTTCTTGGATGAAACAATACTCTGTTGGACATAGAGAAGTGATTTACAAGTTGGTGGGGTTTTATGGAAGCCACCATTTCGGTTCAATTGAAGACAATGAAGGATTAGTACACAACTCGAAACAAATAAAGGATCTTCAGGTTTATGGAATGTGTGAATCATTAAGAGCTACAAGATACATGGAAAGCCTTGTTTCACTGCACAGAGGAAATGAGTTTAGTGGGCAGTTTGTTTCGTGTTCCTCGGTTCCAGACCTTCTACCAAATCAGCCAAGGAATTATTTAGTTAGTTTGTCACAGAAGATGAAGACATTCCTCAAAATGTAA
- the LOC130729643 gene encoding F-box protein CPR1-like, with product MEQLPLELVSNILSRLPAKDLMKCKSICKSWFDLITNPYFITNYYAFYNDLIRHHENLFVIRRPFLSSLKTCISLLSSNVNHPKKYASELLKPPSEYNSEYKYWTEIMGPCNGIYFLEGNPNVMMNPSLRQFKALPQSHLAIASQNTYSITEYGGFGFDPKTNDYKVVMIKDIWLQKTDERQIGYWTAELYSLNSNSWKKLDANSALPLPFEIWGSSRVYTYVNNCCHWWGFIDDYGVKENVVLAFDMVTEVFRKIKVPRVCASSEEAFKTLAPFNESSTIGVIVHPVIRDVKHYDVWVMKDHGDEGSWMKQYSVRHKEVIYKVVGFYGSHHFVWNDDNEGLIPSLQQIKDLRVYGRCEGLRATRYMESLISLHRGNEFSSQFVSCTSVLDTLALPNQRRKFMVSLSQKMKTFLKICYDALVNT from the coding sequence ATGGAGCAGTTGCCACTTGAATTGGTATCAAACATCCTCTCAAGGTTGCCAGCTAAAGACTTGATGAAATGCAAGTCCATTTGCAAATCCTGGTTCGATCTCATAACCAATCCGTATTTTATTACCAATTATTATGCTTTCTACAACGATCTCATTCGCCATCATGAGAatctttttgtcattagaagACCCTTTCTTTCAAGCCTCAAAACTTGCATTTCTTTGCTTTCTTCTAATGTCAATCATCCCAAAAAGTATGCCTCTGAACTTCTAAAACCCCCCTCTGAATATAATTCTGAGTACAAATACTGGACAGAAATCATGGGTCCTTGCAATGGCATATACTTCTTAGAAGGCAATCCAAATGTCATGATGAACCCTTCTCTGAGACAGTTTAAGGCTCTGCCTCAATCCCATTTGGCCATTGCTTCACAAAACACTTACTCTATCACAGAATATGGCGGGTTTGGGTTTGACCCCAAAACCAATGACTATAAAGTTGTTATGATCAAGGACATCTGGTTACAGAAAACAGATGAAAGACAAATTGGGTATTGGACAGCTGAGTTATACAGCCTCAATTCCAACTCTTGGAAAAAACTTGATGCTAATAGTGCTCTCCCACTTCCCTTCGAAATTTGGGGTTCTTCTAGGGTCTATACTTATGTGAACAATTGTTGTCACTGGTGGGGTTTTATTGATGACTATGGTGTAAAAGAGAATGTCGTTCTAGCATTTGACATGGTCACTGAAGTCTTCAGAAAAATCAAAGTACCCAGAGTTTGTGCTTCTTCAGAGGAAGCTTTCAAAACTCTGGCACCCTTTAATGAATCTAGTACCATTGGTGTCATTGTCCACCCTGTAATAAGAGATGTGAAACACTACGACGTGTGGGTGATGAAAGATCATGGGGATGAAGGTTCTTGGATGAAGCAATACTCGGTTCGACACAAGGAAGTGATTTACAAGGTTGTGGGGTTTTATGGTAGCCACCATTTTGTTTGGAACGATGACAATGAAGGACTAATTCCTAGCTTGCAACAAATAAAAGATCTTCGGGTTTATGGAAGGTGTGAGGGGTTAAGAGCCACGAGATATATGGAAAGCCTCATTTCATTGCACAGGGGAAATGAGTTTAGCAGCCAGTTTGTTTCGTGTACCTCGGTTTTAGACACTTTGGCTTTGCCAAATCAGAGAAGGAAGTTCATGGTTAGTTTGTCACAGAAGATGAAGACATTCTTGAAAATATGTTATGATGCATTGGTTAATACTTAA